One Campylobacter lari DNA segment encodes these proteins:
- a CDS encoding DNA polymerase III subunit delta': protein MQEKLTEEYGAKNLKFFIPKNPDLELRLNDLTYDKNAQATAKAIMKESYVAEAQAKIIVILARSFREEAQNFLLKLFEEPPKNVYFIIVAPSKNVFLPTILSRFIVEKHKIQKEKISLNLDLKKIDLAQIASLLKQYENIDKHECLELISALSHECFKQDIKLNDEEIEFFYKAYELAKLNAKPTILLSTIALILHERKNENH, encoded by the coding sequence ATGCAAGAAAAACTCACAGAAGAATATGGAGCAAAAAATCTTAAATTTTTCATACCTAAAAATCCTGACTTAGAATTAAGACTAAATGACTTAACCTATGATAAAAACGCTCAAGCAACCGCAAAAGCTATTATGAAAGAAAGCTATGTAGCTGAAGCACAAGCTAAAATCATTGTTATACTAGCTAGATCTTTTCGTGAAGAAGCGCAAAATTTTTTACTAAAGCTTTTTGAAGAGCCACCAAAAAATGTATATTTTATCATCGTAGCTCCTTCAAAAAATGTTTTTTTGCCTACTATACTTTCAAGATTTATCGTAGAAAAGCATAAAATTCAAAAAGAAAAAATATCTTTAAATTTGGATCTTAAAAAAATAGATCTTGCTCAAATTGCTTCATTATTAAAACAATATGAAAATATAGACAAGCATGAGTGTTTAGAGCTAATTAGTGCTTTAAGCCATGAGTGCTTTAAACAAGATATAAAATTAAACGATGAAGAAATCGAATTTTTCTACAAAGCTTATGAGTTAGCTAAATTAAATGCAAAGCCAACTATTTTACTAAGTACCATAGCTTTAATTTTACACGAGAGAAAAAATGAAAATCATTAA
- a CDS encoding aspartate kinase: protein MLIVQKYGGTSVGTLERIDEVAKRVAKSKKTCDKLVVVVSAMSGVTNELIDFAHHFSKNPSGREMDMLLSSGERVTSSLLAIALNEMGLKATAFSGRNAGIITDDVYTKARIEHIDTTNINKALDEGYIVVVAGFQGIDKMGNVTTLGRGGSDLSAVALAGALNADLCEIYTDVDGVYTTDPRIEPKAKKLDKISYEEMLELASLGAKVLQNRSVELAKKLNVKLVTRSSFNENEGTIITKEENMEQALVSGIALDKNQARVTLRNIDDKPGIAAEIFGTLANENINVDMIIQNVGVDGATNLGFTVPENELDLATNAMKKVLGANANIETDSAVVKVSVVGVGMKSHSGVASAAFKALANENINIQMISTSEIKISVIVHEKYGELAVRVLHEVYKLDV, encoded by the coding sequence ATGCTGATCGTACAAAAATATGGGGGAACAAGCGTAGGAACGCTTGAGCGTATTGATGAAGTTGCTAAAAGAGTAGCAAAAAGTAAAAAAACTTGCGATAAGTTAGTTGTTGTAGTTTCTGCGATGAGTGGAGTGACTAATGAGCTTATCGATTTTGCACACCATTTTAGTAAAAACCCTTCAGGTCGTGAGATGGATATGCTTTTAAGTAGTGGTGAGCGCGTAACTTCATCTTTACTTGCTATTGCATTAAATGAAATGGGTTTAAAAGCCACTGCATTTTCCGGACGCAATGCAGGGATTATTACAGATGATGTTTATACTAAAGCAAGAATTGAACACATTGATACTACAAATATTAACAAAGCTTTAGATGAAGGATATATCGTAGTAGTTGCTGGCTTTCAAGGTATTGACAAAATGGGTAATGTTACTACTTTGGGTCGTGGTGGAAGCGACTTAAGTGCAGTTGCGTTAGCGGGGGCTTTAAATGCTGATTTATGTGAGATTTATACTGATGTAGATGGAGTATATACTACCGATCCTAGAATTGAACCAAAGGCTAAAAAGCTAGATAAAATTTCTTATGAAGAAATGCTAGAGCTTGCAAGTTTAGGAGCTAAAGTTTTACAAAACCGCTCTGTAGAGCTTGCTAAAAAATTAAATGTGAAATTAGTTACTAGAAGTAGCTTTAATGAAAATGAAGGGACGATTATTACTAAGGAGGAAAATATGGAACAGGCTTTGGTTAGTGGTATAGCACTAGATAAAAACCAAGCAAGGGTTACTTTAAGAAATATTGATGATAAACCAGGTATTGCTGCTGAAATTTTTGGAACTTTAGCAAATGAAAATATCAATGTGGATATGATTATCCAAAATGTCGGAGTAGATGGAGCTACAAATTTAGGCTTTACAGTGCCTGAAAACGAGCTTGATTTAGCAACTAATGCTATGAAAAAAGTTTTAGGTGCTAATGCTAATATAGAAACAGATAGTGCTGTGGTAAAAGTTTCAGTTGTGGGTGTGGGTATGAAATCACATTCTGGGGTAGCTTCAGCAGCTTTTAAAGCTCTAGCAAATGAAAATATTAACATACAAATGATTTCTACAAGTGAAATTAAAATTTCAGTTATCGTGCATGAAAAATACGGCGAATTGGCTGTAAGAGTATTGCATGAAGTTTATAAACTAGATGTATAA
- a CDS encoding HobA family DNA replication regulator translates to MSNSFLKFTLEQIRENGTYTSWLEERRLEWSPLIASKLALLLQGYTFIVITDEQRAWFEEYFLSQINASSTRPLVPFVSLKGIYNKACNTQEDIDLLNDLLSISFPNGYAFFYIGTNTGFKFKIANSKAESMLWLFDEQLQNSFYLSSRDKELDYKLISLYKVFEQSLEAVLFSKVEI, encoded by the coding sequence ATGAGCAATAGTTTTTTAAAATTTACCCTAGAACAAATCCGAGAAAATGGTACTTATACAAGTTGGTTAGAAGAAAGGCGTCTTGAATGGTCGCCTTTGATTGCTTCTAAGTTAGCTTTGCTTTTGCAAGGTTATACTTTTATTGTGATTACTGATGAGCAAAGAGCTTGGTTTGAAGAGTATTTTTTAAGCCAAATTAACGCCAGTTCTACAAGACCTTTGGTGCCTTTTGTGTCTTTAAAAGGAATTTATAATAAAGCTTGTAATACCCAAGAAGATATAGATTTGCTTAATGATCTTTTGAGTATTTCTTTTCCTAACGGTTATGCTTTTTTTTATATAGGAACCAATACAGGGTTTAAATTTAAAATCGCTAATTCTAAAGCAGAAAGTATGCTTTGGCTTTTTGATGAGCAATTGCAAAATAGTTTTTATCTTTCCTCGCGTGATAAAGAATTAGACTATAAACTTATTTCTTTATATAAAGTATTTGAACAAAGCTTAGAGGCTGTACTTTTTTCTAAGGTAGAAATTTGA